In one window of Methanococcoides methylutens DNA:
- a CDS encoding MarR family transcriptional regulator — MDELMGFVTGNKNRQKLLALLGSKGEMDAARIAKNMHVVKPSVDRILAELVVKELLSEEGGVYGLTELGTSVERSIHAI; from the coding sequence ATGGATGAACTAATGGGATTTGTAACAGGTAACAAGAACAGGCAGAAATTACTGGCTCTGCTTGGATCTAAAGGGGAGATGGACGCAGCACGCATCGCAAAGAACATGCATGTGGTAAAGCCATCTGTTGATAGGATACTGGCCGAGCTTGTCGTAAAAGAACTATTGAGCGAAGAAGGTGGCGTTTACGGCCTCACGGAGCTCGGAACAAGTGTTGAGAGGTCGATCCACGCTATCTGA
- a CDS encoding ribonuclease P protein component 4 — protein MARIKKKQKNLIKDIATERIEYLFKLAGQNYSSHPDRSDRYVALARRIGMRYRVRLPAYLKRRVCKGCNSFLVPGNSSRIRLHGRYMTITCLKCGKEMRYPYRADKKVNS, from the coding sequence ATGGCACGAATTAAAAAGAAGCAAAAGAACCTGATAAAGGATATAGCAACTGAAAGGATCGAATATCTTTTCAAACTTGCAGGGCAGAATTATAGTTCCCATCCCGATAGGAGTGACCGATACGTAGCTCTGGCAAGGCGGATCGGGATGAGGTATCGGGTAAGGCTTCCTGCTTACTTAAAGCGGAGGGTGTGCAAAGGTTGCAATTCTTTTCTGGTTCCTGGCAACAGCTCAAGGATAAGGCTTCATGGCAGATATATGACAATAACCTGCCTTAAATGTGGAAAAGAGATGCGTTATCCTTATAGGGCAGACAAAAAAGTTAATTCTTAA
- a CDS encoding MBL fold metallo-hydrolase: MRSTQVDNVVIEWLGHAGFVLKGQGRIVYIDPYMLPDGPGYEGDADIILLTHEHFDHCDPESIRRVRGSTTTTIIPEKMSLQFKGDARRIIEGDLLTGDLAIKGVNIEVVPAYNLDKPNHPRGNGVGYIVELDGVRIYHAGDTDLIPEMKDVNADVVLLPISTIYTMGEEEAAEAAALIGPKVAIPMHYGHVEGTESDPQRFKELVNERAPGIEVIILQDQ, from the coding sequence ATGAGAAGTACGCAGGTTGATAATGTCGTTATAGAATGGCTCGGTCATGCCGGATTTGTATTGAAAGGTCAGGGTAGGATCGTATACATCGATCCGTATATGTTGCCTGATGGCCCTGGATATGAAGGCGATGCAGATATTATATTGTTGACACATGAACATTTTGACCATTGTGATCCGGAATCCATAAGGAGGGTGCGTGGAAGCACGACTACAACTATCATTCCTGAAAAAATGAGTTTACAGTTCAAGGGTGATGCAAGACGGATCATTGAAGGCGATCTTCTGACCGGTGATCTTGCAATAAAAGGTGTCAACATCGAAGTGGTACCTGCATATAACCTGGACAAGCCCAATCACCCTCGTGGGAATGGTGTGGGTTATATTGTCGAACTTGATGGCGTGAGGATATACCATGCAGGTGATACGGATCTCATTCCTGAAATGAAGGACGTGAATGCAGATGTTGTCCTTCTTCCTATCAGTACAATTTATACTATGGGTGAAGAGGAAGCTGCAGAAGCTGCTGCACTTATAGGTCCGAAGGTCGCTATACCCATGCATTATGGTCATGTGGAAGGCACGGAGTCCGACCCACAAAGGTTTAAGGAGCTTGTGAACGAAAGGGCTCCCGGCATAGAAGTGATAATTCTGCAGGACCAGTAA
- a CDS encoding DUF1699 family protein, with protein MKIRVVSSKEEIQSLSENEEIVHLAFRPSNTDIFSLVVKCPSVKALHIPSSYKKTISKSAKMYLEMQGINLLEGDVWGHRKDINEYSEVSQSVYDRIKDYRAEGLSEEEINEKMVRETRLSPDFIEFLMKQ; from the coding sequence ATGAAGATCAGAGTTGTAAGTTCAAAAGAAGAGATCCAGTCCTTGAGTGAAAACGAAGAGATTGTACACCTTGCATTCAGACCATCAAACACAGACATATTCTCATTAGTTGTAAAATGCCCTAGTGTAAAAGCACTTCACATACCAAGCTCATACAAGAAAACAATATCCAAATCCGCCAAGATGTATCTTGAGATGCAGGGCATCAACCTTCTTGAAGGTGACGTATGGGGCCACAGAAAAGACATCAATGAGTACTCTGAAGTATCACAGAGCGTCTACGACCGCATAAAAGATTACAGGGCAGAAGGTCTTTCCGAAGAAGAGATCAATGAGAAAATGGTCAGGGAAACAAGACTCAGCCCGGATTTCATAGAGTTCCTGATGAAGCAGTAA
- a CDS encoding secondary thiamine-phosphate synthase enzyme YjbQ has protein sequence MPVLTRYLEYSTKGNSEIIDITDDVIRSVGGSGIGNGTVTVFAAGSTVAVTTLEYEPGLIHDLQQALERIAPQNIEYKHNERWHDGNGHSHVRASFLGQSESFPLIDGRLLLGTWQQIIFIDLDNKARSRKLVVQIVGE, from the coding sequence ATGCCGGTTCTTACAAGGTATCTGGAATATAGTACAAAAGGTAATTCCGAGATAATCGACATAACTGACGATGTCATCAGGTCAGTGGGTGGATCTGGAATTGGTAATGGGACAGTTACTGTTTTTGCGGCAGGTTCTACTGTGGCAGTTACGACTCTCGAGTATGAACCCGGCCTTATTCATGACCTGCAGCAGGCACTTGAACGTATAGCACCGCAGAATATCGAATATAAGCACAACGAGCGATGGCATGATGGCAACGGTCATTCACATGTGCGTGCATCTTTTCTGGGGCAAAGTGAATCTTTCCCGTTAATAGATGGCAGGTTACTTCTTGGGACCTGGCAACAGATAATATTCATAGATCTGGATAACAAGGCACGGTCACGCAAATTGGTCGTTCAGATCGTTGGTGAGTGA